The Fibrobacter sp. UWEL genome includes a window with the following:
- the truA gene encoding tRNA pseudouridine(38-40) synthase TruA → MRYRFRCEYLGSAFYGWQAQNEGGKTKFVTVQSTLETAFTTALRTPIRIWGSGRTDTGVHARGQCCHFDYDGELDLGKTVRSINGLTQRLVRIRDLEPCSAEFNSRFDATCRYYQYTVFTRPVALMREFGWECGSLDLDLDAMEKEAQSFLGHHDFIDFCIPRNDGKPTDCILTEFRLERLNDWSIMFHIKGNRFLHRQVRAMVGALFDVGRGKHPLGTVNQIFEKKFKGERTWAPPQGLVLQNVEYKDY, encoded by the coding sequence ATGCGCTATCGTTTCCGTTGTGAATACCTGGGAAGCGCCTTCTACGGCTGGCAGGCCCAGAACGAAGGTGGCAAGACCAAGTTCGTAACGGTTCAATCTACGTTGGAAACTGCGTTCACTACGGCATTGAGAACTCCAATCCGCATATGGGGTTCCGGTCGCACGGATACGGGGGTCCATGCCCGCGGTCAGTGTTGTCACTTTGATTATGATGGCGAACTGGACTTGGGAAAAACCGTCCGTTCAATCAATGGCCTGACCCAGCGGTTGGTTCGCATACGTGACCTTGAACCCTGCAGCGCCGAATTTAATTCTCGTTTCGATGCGACGTGCCGCTATTACCAGTACACCGTGTTCACTCGTCCTGTGGCATTGATGAGAGAATTCGGATGGGAATGCGGTTCCCTGGATCTTGATCTGGATGCCATGGAAAAGGAAGCCCAGTCTTTTTTGGGACATCACGATTTTATTGATTTCTGCATTCCCCGCAATGACGGAAAGCCTACGGATTGCATTCTGACGGAATTCCGCCTGGAACGTCTGAATGACTGGAGCATCATGTTCCATATTAAGGGGAATCGTTTCCTCCATCGTCAGGTTCGAGCCATGGTCGGCGCTCTCTTTGACGTGGGGCGCGGCAAGCACCCGTTGGGAACCGTGAATCAGATTTTCGAGAAAAAATTTAAGGGAGAGCGCACATGGGCTCCCCCTCAAGGTCTTGTTCTCCAGAATGTGGAGTATAAGGACTATTAG
- a CDS encoding pyridoxine 5'-phosphate synthase: MTVKLSFNVDHIATIREARKFREPDPVAAALIAELAGCDSITAHLREDKLHIQDRDVAQLRATVTTKLNLEMSLFPEMVQTAISNQPDSVTIVPEVHTDDGLNIAAKVNELAKAIMTLKSNDISVGAFIDPETEQVKAAKKLGIDFVELNTGRYATSCSLGSAEEVDREISAIQDMAVLARKYGLRVKAGRGLNYRNVGAIAAIEGIEELVIGHSIVSKAALVGIDTAIRDMTKAMKA, translated from the coding sequence ATGACCGTCAAGCTTAGCTTTAATGTGGACCACATTGCAACTATCCGCGAAGCACGTAAGTTCCGCGAACCGGATCCTGTTGCAGCAGCACTCATCGCAGAACTTGCAGGATGCGACAGCATTACCGCACATCTCCGCGAAGATAAACTCCACATTCAGGATCGCGACGTTGCACAGCTCCGCGCAACGGTAACCACCAAGCTGAATCTGGAAATGAGCCTGTTCCCCGAAATGGTTCAGACCGCTATTAGCAACCAGCCCGATTCTGTCACCATCGTGCCGGAAGTTCATACCGATGACGGTCTGAACATTGCAGCAAAGGTCAACGAACTGGCAAAGGCCATCATGACCCTAAAGAGCAACGACATATCCGTGGGCGCATTCATCGATCCGGAAACGGAACAGGTCAAGGCCGCCAAGAAGTTAGGTATTGACTTTGTGGAACTGAACACCGGTCGTTACGCAACTTCCTGCAGTCTTGGCAGTGCCGAAGAAGTGGATCGCGAAATTTCCGCCATTCAGGACATGGCTGTTCTCGCCCGCAAGTACGGTCTTCGCGTCAAGGCTGGCCGCGGACTGAATTACAGAAACGTGGGTGCAATCGCCGCTATCGAAGGTATTGAGGAACTGGTGATTGGCCATAGCATCGTAAGCAAGGCTGCTCTGGTCGGCATCGATACCGCCATCCGCGATATGACAAAGGCAATGAAGGCTTAA
- a CDS encoding divergent polysaccharide deacetylase family protein has protein sequence MRKSKHIIAIIIVLVVMSGICFGLSLLGNPKAENHEVASTEEVAADTVAQAPIDTTVSFEDQFKEQLQIIEAKYNKKKARDIWTLGRGQTIIVYLLQAQRFIKSHGGTVLHMKQLYKTQAFQAAELDLLKPSGDTLKLELQVSENIFRSNASVLSIGFQTTELTSETIAALNQLEIPFDLLIPPFGLKDNFYQDIDKVKNKEVILWLTMESTRLNKSHNKYRPLRIHHTEDQIETVINDAVRIIPKAKGIATKYGEQAVEHKQLLQAIIRPAEKNKLWFLDISANKQSKVNEACKDFSTHCKIATPYNPENSSLQDYVKQKYREATKSGLAAMILPLNMETIGYVVELSKKAEKQGTTLVNLSTFMEY, from the coding sequence ATGAGAAAATCAAAACACATTATCGCCATTATCATTGTCCTTGTAGTCATGAGCGGGATTTGCTTTGGACTTTCCTTGTTGGGAAATCCCAAGGCGGAAAATCATGAAGTAGCAAGTACAGAAGAAGTCGCTGCAGATACAGTAGCCCAGGCACCCATCGATACTACCGTTTCCTTCGAAGATCAATTCAAGGAACAGCTGCAGATTATTGAAGCCAAGTACAACAAGAAGAAGGCCCGCGATATCTGGACTTTGGGAAGAGGCCAGACCATTATCGTTTACTTGCTGCAGGCACAGCGTTTTATCAAGAGTCACGGCGGCACCGTACTCCACATGAAGCAGCTCTATAAAACACAGGCTTTTCAGGCTGCAGAGTTAGACTTACTGAAGCCCAGCGGAGACACTCTCAAACTGGAACTTCAAGTCTCCGAAAACATTTTTAGATCCAACGCCTCCGTTCTTTCCATCGGTTTCCAGACCACAGAACTGACATCGGAAACCATTGCCGCCCTGAACCAGCTGGAAATTCCATTTGACCTGCTGATTCCGCCTTTCGGCCTCAAAGACAATTTCTACCAGGATATAGACAAGGTAAAGAACAAGGAAGTGATTCTTTGGTTGACCATGGAATCTACCCGACTGAACAAATCCCATAACAAGTACAGACCTCTGAGAATCCACCACACGGAAGACCAGATTGAGACAGTAATCAACGACGCCGTAAGAATTATCCCCAAGGCCAAGGGAATCGCCACCAAGTATGGCGAACAGGCCGTAGAACACAAGCAGTTGCTGCAAGCAATTATTAGACCTGCCGAAAAGAACAAACTTTGGTTCCTGGATATTTCCGCCAACAAGCAGTCCAAGGTAAATGAAGCCTGCAAGGACTTTAGCACTCACTGCAAGATTGCCACCCCCTACAATCCGGAAAACAGCTCCCTTCAGGACTATGTGAAGCAGAAATACCGCGAAGCAACCAAGAGTGGGCTGGCCGCCATGATTCTCCCCCTGAACATGGAAACCATCGGCTATGTTGTAGAGCTTTCGAAAAAGGCCGAAAAGCAGGGAACGACCCTGGTAAATTTATCTACTTTTATGGAATACTGA